The nucleotide sequence AACTGCGCCATACCCAGCAGGATACTGTTGAACAGGACATCGATCGCGAACACGACGGCTGCGAAGTCGCGATTCACCTGACCGACAAAGCCGTGGGACGATTCATTGCAGACGTCAATCAATCCCGCTTCCAGTCCATCAACCTGAACGCCCACGCCTCCGCCGTTGGCCATCACACGATTGCGCAGCAGTCCCGCCATCAGGTTGTAATCGAACAACTCGTAGGCGAGATAGCTCTTTACTTCCGCGAACCCGTAATGGATCAGGCCGTTCCACGGGCCGGACGCTTCCGAACACAGGTGGAACGCTTGGATTAGATACGTCGCAAACTGGTCGAAGGCGCGCTCGAGATCAGTGCTCAGCGGGGTCATCTCCTCCCACCGCAACTGGCGCGCTGGACGCATCTGACGGTCCAGCGCCTCTTCGGCGAGTTCGGCGGCCTCGTCGATCCAAACCTGGTAGCGCAGGTCCATCTCTCGCGCGGTGCCATACTTGGGCGCGATCTTTTCCTCGAGCTCCCGCGAGATCGCAGGATGCGTCTTGATGTAGCGGGAATGGTTCACGCGGCGCGCCGGTTCATTGGTCGGTTCCGGATTGGCGCTGACCGCATTGATCGCCATGAAGGTCATTCCGATGCGATCAGGCTTCGCACGTTTGCCACATTCGGTCCATTCGCCGCCAACCAGGGGCGTGGTGAACCACTCGCCGAGCTGACCCGAGCGGATGCGTTGGGCTTGCGGATGGTTATAGAGCTTGGCTTTAACTTCCTCTGGCAGCGGCAGGGGAATCGGTTTTTCCCTGCGCGTGGGGGGCAGTGCGAAGCGCGGTGGTAAGCGGGCGGACGACGACGCCATGGTGATCGCTTGTCTCGGGGCTAGAAAGGCGCTTCGTCAGGAATCATGCAGCGGCCCCGGCGCGGAAGGCCTGCGCGGTCGCAGCGGTCTAGGTATTCTTCGACCACAGCGGCCCAGAACTCGCGCACGACATCCCATCCCTTGTCCAGGTTCCCGGTGCTGCCCGCGGCCAACAGGGCGAACGGCTCCACTGCGCTGGGATGCACCAGCAGGCCAAATCCGGCCCCGCTGGTTTCGGTAACAGAGGCCAGATAGTGCAGCATCTCTAAGGCCGCCTCGCGTTCCTGTCGCGGTGCATTCTCCAGGTAGTACTTAATACGCATCGTGCCGAAGGAAACGTGCCGCGCTTCATCCTGCATGATGCGCCGAAACATCTCCTTGTCGCAGGGATTACGTCCGAGGAATTCGCCGAAGCGGAAGAAGTCCAGCACTACGCCTTCGCCTATCATCTGCACGAAATAGGAATAGGCGAGGAAATCCAGGGTCGGATTGACGCTCGCAATCACTCTGGCGGCTTCTTCAGGTAGCACCGACTTGCGCGGATCGAACTGGAAGAGCGCCTCGGCGCCCGGCTCCATGCCTGGTCCGCCGCCGTTTGCATACATCCGCTTGCCGAACACCTCCATGTGGCGCGCTTCATCGGCGCACTGCGAGGACATGAACAACCGCACCTCTGCGAAAGAGGGATCCACCCGCGCCATGTAGAAAGGCAGAGTGTCTCCCGGAATGAATTCCACCGTATGCAAAAACCCGACAAATTGGCACAGCGCACGTTCCTGGTCATTGGACAAAGGCTCTAATTTGTCCCAGGGGATATCGCGCGTGGCGCTCCATTGCCGCACACCGCCTCTTCGTACAGGCTTTCGACGTTGTATGACCACACCTGGTACTTCTGGTTGAGCGGATAGTCATAGCGCGGCGTGTCAGGTTCGGTTCCCGCTTCGCGGTCCGATATCAATCCCAGGCCCTCGGCAGGAATCGGATGTCGGTCAGCACGGTTGAGTTCGACCATGCTCACACCGCGGCGGCGGTTGGGTTGAAAATGATGACCCCATGAACCCCAGATGCCGCCTTCCTCGGTTGGCTTGGCGGTAAACCACCCGCCGGGTTCGTAGTTACCCTCACGCCAGCGTCGGACTTGTGGCAGGGCCCGCATCCGCTCAAGGGTCTCTTTCTTATCGATGGGAATGGCCATGGCTGCCTCCAGAGCAGTGCTCCGTCTCGGCTTTTACATGGGTTGGTGGGGCTTTTAGCTTGACTTCCCCAAGACCCTTAATCGACCCGACGCGAGCACGAGGCGTCCCGTCTTCCGAAGAGCACGCCGCAGGGCATAGGTTTCCTATGCGAATTGTTGCCTTGGTTAAGCGTTTCTGTTGAAGTCGTTTAGCGCCGGGAGGGAGCGCTTGTCAAGAAATCACGGTCAGCGAGCGCATTGTGACATCCAAGATATCCAAGGCAATAAGGCCCAGGAGCAGCGGACATACGGGCGCCGCGGCGGCGCGGCAGGCCGCGGAGTTGCTCGAACTTCTGTATCCACTTCATTATCGAGGGAACGTGGCGGTAGAGGATGCGATGCGTGGCGAGCTTACTCGCAAGCAGGCTGCAATTTTGTGGCTGATTCGTTCGGAAGCCGAAATCTCCGGAGGTATGAGACGCAAGGACATCTTCCGCAAGTTGCAGGAACTATTCGAAATTACCAGCCCAGCAGTCACAAAGGCGTTGCGCGGCATGGTGCGCACTCCGCTGGTGCTGGTCCGCCTGGTGGAAAATGCCGAATCCGGGCGCGAGAAGATGGTGTTCCTGACGGTAAAGGGCGAGCGCTTCCTTGCGACAATGATTGCTCGCGGACATGAATTTCTGCGACAGCTCGTGGAGCGGACCGCGACCGAACTTTCGAGCGAGGACGTTGATTCTGGAATCCGGTTCTTGCGGGCCGCAGTGCACGGCTATGAGCTACTCCGCAACGGCAATGCTGCCCGCAGCACGGGTCGGAGAGTAGCTCGGTCGTCACACCTAGCCGTGGCATCAAAGGAAGATCTTCGAGAGTGAGATGACGGATCGTGCCGTCGATATTCCAGCGGGTGGGCAGAAAATTGGATACAGTCGAGCGTGTTGGAGATGATGAGGGCGAAAAAGTACTTGATTTCGTTGGAGCCACCCGTCGGATTCGAACCGACGACCTGCTGATTACGAACAGCTAAGTCCGCACAAATTCTTCAATTTTCGATGCAACTTCCTGGATTCATAAAAGGGGGCAGTACTCCGGCGCCCCGCACGCTCCTTACCCAGCGGTGGCCTTAACCCACAGGAGTCTCGGCACAGCCGAAGACGAACACCAATTTCTAGGTTTCGGGACCAAGTGAGCCTTGGCGGAGCGCGCGGTGCTTGATCATCGCGAAGAAGACCGGCACCAGGATCAGCGCATGAATGTCGACCTGATCATTCCGAGGACGATTGGCGCCGCGATCGGCTTCTTCTTCACATCCCGCGCGGATCCCCTTTCCCACAGAATGGGAGCCAGACTCAGCATCACTACCGCGACCGTCATCAGTTTCGGCCTGAGGCGCTGCACGGCACCTTCGATGCTCGCCTCTTCAATGTCTGATTGAGTTAAGGGAACGGCATCAAGCCTAAGCCTTGGGAGTGGTTCATTTCGTGCCCACGTCCAGCCAACGTCTCGCCTCCTTCTGCGGAGGACTCAATTGTGCCGGTGGATTGGGTCGCTCCATGCGACCGACTCAGGTCTTTCCACCGGTTCGATGTCCAGGTTGACAACGACTGCCTCCTGGTCGCTGCGTATGACAACGCATTGCAGCGGTTGTTGGGCGGAAGCGTTTATCTCCTGGTGGGGCGCGTAGGGAGAGATGTAAAATGAACATTCTGCTGTGGACGTTATCTCTGCTGCTGGGCGCGGTATTGCTGGGTGCGCTCGCGCGACGGATCAAGGTCCCCTCACCATCGCTGTTTGCGCTGGGCGGAGTGCTCATCGCGGTGCTGCCGCATGGCCCGCGAATCTCACTGCAGCCGGATCTGGCGCTCGCCTTGTTTGTCGCGCCGGTGTTGGTGGACGCAGCGTTTGACAACTCGTTGCGCGATCTCCGCCAGAACTGGATTCCCATTTTCAGCCTGGTTTTCATGGCGGTGGCTGTCACCACTGCTGCCGTCGCATTCGTCGCGCGCTGGCTCGTGCCCAATATGCCCTGGCCCGTCGCGATTGCCTTGGGCGCTGCGATTGCGCCGCCGGACGCCGCTGCCGCCACCGCAGTTCTGAAGGAAGTAAGGCTCCCCCGTCGCCTCGTCACGGTCCTCGAAGATGAGAGTCTTCTCAACGACGCCAGCGCATTGCTCATTTATCGATTAGCCATTGGAGCGGCGGTAGCGCGTACCGACAACGCAATCGAGGTGACCTCAACCTTGGTTTTTGTGCTGATCGGTAGCGTAGCGATTGGAGCGTTGTTTGCGTTCGCGTACGGCAACATCATGAATCGTTTCTCCGATGTGCCCAGCTCGATCGTCATGCAATTCATCGGCGCGTTCGGAGGATGGATCCTGGCGGATCGGCTGAAACTGTCGGGCGTGCTCGTGCTCGTGACCTTCGCCGTAATATTGTCGCGTAGTTCGGCGATTCGGCTGCCCGCCGCGGTCCGCGTTCCTTCCTACGCCGTGTGGGATTTGGCGGTCTTTGTCCTCAATGCGTTGGCCTTTATCCTGGTAGGACTGCAGCTCGGACCGATCATGGACCGGCTCGACCGCACGCCGCACGTTCATTACGTCGTCTTCGCGACCGTAATCCTCGTGACGGTCATCCTCGCACGAACCGGATGGATCTTCACCTATAACCTCTCGACGCGACTGGCACAGCGCGTCTTCGGAACACACAGTCCGCTCCCGCCGCCGCCCCGGTTCAAGAACAGTTTGCTCGTATCGTGGTGTGGGATGCGCGGTATTGTGACCTTGGCCGCCGCGCTCGCGTTGCCCGACAATTTCCCATATCGCGATCTGATCGTGCTGACCGCTTTCGCCGTCGTGCTGGGCACCCTCGTCGTGCAGGGGCTCACCCTCCGCGTGCTCGTGATGATGTTGGGGTTGGAGGACGACTCACCCGTCGGCAACGAGATCCGCACTGGCCGGGTCGAAATCTTCAAGGCTGCGCTCGAATGGGTGGACAACCGTGGCAATGTCCCGGACGACAACGGCGTTGCGGACGCCCTTCGCCGTGAATATACGGAGGTGCTGCGAAAAGTCGACGGCTCGCTCGGACGCTCCGAGAGAGAGCATCAAGCCGAGGTCGCGCTTCGCACCGCCGCCAGAGCTGCCGCACGCGAGAAGCTCAACGCGCTGAGGGCTTCAGGTGCGATCGGAGAATCGGCGTTTCAGCAACTGGAAGCGGAACTGGATCTGCTTGAACTGGGTGGAGAGGTTCGCAGCCGCTGGTAACTCGAGCGCGCCCCCACTCGGCGAGATCCTTGAACCCGATCTCGATGTTGTTTTGCCTCAATTGCCGGCTTTCGCTTGAACGGTCACGGCCCGGGAACCCGCTGGGCATCGTCAACCATGTCAGGTTCTCTCGCATCAGCAACCGATGTCGCTCAACCCGTGGAGACCATGTGGGCAGTAGCCTGCGGAACGGCCCCTAGTCGAGTTGGGACAGCTGGAGGTGACCCGAACTTCCCCGACCAGCGCGGCCGATGAACGCCGTTTCGTGTTCGACCCGAGCAGCGCATCGGACGGTATCTGTCTCTCGCGGATCCGATTCTGCTGCGCGATCGGCCGCTCACTCCATCTCGTACGATCACCGCAACAAGAAAGAGTGAGCGTTCGACGTCCTGAGTGCTTTCACCGAGGCTCATCCGCGCCAGCAGCACAATTTCGAAGGGCACTGATCCGCCCAAGCAATCGGGTAAAGGCGAGCCCGACACCCAACCCCATTGGCGGCGACTCTTTTCAGCGGCGTTGTGAGCGCCGCGTTAGCGCAAAGACTAAAATCGATCGTGCCGAGAGGCCTCTGAAATAAAACTGCCCAGTAATTAGGAGGTTTTATGCCCTTGTTTACCGTCACGATGAACGCGAACCGGTCTGCCAAAGCGAAAGATCGCCTTTCCAGGACCATCCACGCCGCAAGCGTTGTCGCTGGATATCCTGAAGATGATGTTTTCCAGCGCTTCCTTTCGCTAGACCCAAGCGACCTCAGGGTGGACCCGTACTATCCTGCGCTGCCCAAGCCCGCTCGGACCAGATGTTGATGATTGAAGGGCTGGTATCTTCAGGAACGGACACCGGCAGGAAAAGAAGTCTTGTGACCGCACTAGTCGAAAAACTTTGGCGAAGCCGGCGTCGCTCCCAATGACATCATGGTATTCTTTTTAGAGACCGATCGTGCGAGCGGATCATTCGGCGGCGGCCAGTTCGCACCCCCTGTTGCCTTCGCCTGATCGATGAACACCCGTCGCAGCAGCTTACACGAGAAGGCTGCGCAAAAGTCCCTCAATTAGGAGATCGCCATGAACGTTCTACACATTCAGTCATCGCCGCGAGGTGACAAATCAAACTCTATCGCCCTGACCAAGGCCTTTCTTTCGGTTTCCAGGAAAATCCTCCCCACGATTGATGAGGACGTCCTGAATATCTGGGACGAAAACCTCCCCGAGTTTGATGCCGCATCCATCGGAGCGAAGTACAAGGCCATCAAGCACGAGCCAATGACAGACGCAGAATCGCATGCATGGAACCGGATTCAAGAATTGATCGGTCGCTTCCAACGAGCGAACCGAATTGTCCTGGGCCTGCCGATGTGGAACTTCTCCATCCCATACAAGCTCAAGCAGTTGATCGATCTGACCGCTCAGCGCAATTACCTGTTCACGTATGACGGCAAAGAATATGGGCCATTCCTCAATATCCCCAAGGCACTGGTCGTCTATACGCGCGGATCTACATATCGCGACGGTACTCCAATACCATCAAGCTTCGATCACCAGGCGCCTTACATAGATTTCTGGCTTCGCATGATAGGAGTGCATGAGGTTCGCAGCGTGATCGTGGATAACGCGTGGAATCTGAACGATGCACAATCAGCAGCCAGTGTGGCAGCCGCCAAGCAATCGGTTGAGCGAATAGCTAGAGATTTCTGGTGATTGTGTGAGTGCATCCAGCTCCCGTGAGAGTCGTACGCGAGAGCGAAACGATCTGATCCGGGCTGCCGTGCCACTAATTTCCAGACCGAGTGCGGGACGCGAAGGATATAATGAGCGGCGTGCTGCGCCTAGGCCGCCGCGCGGATCAGAAGTTTCCGATCATCGCAAGCTT is from Candidatus Binataceae bacterium and encodes:
- a CDS encoding sodium:proton antiporter: MNILLWTLSLLLGAVLLGALARRIKVPSPSLFALGGVLIAVLPHGPRISLQPDLALALFVAPVLVDAAFDNSLRDLRQNWIPIFSLVFMAVAVTTAAVAFVARWLVPNMPWPVAIALGAAIAPPDAAAATAVLKEVRLPRRLVTVLEDESLLNDASALLIYRLAIGAAVARTDNAIEVTSTLVFVLIGSVAIGALFAFAYGNIMNRFSDVPSSIVMQFIGAFGGWILADRLKLSGVLVLVTFAVILSRSSAIRLPAAVRVPSYAVWDLAVFVLNALAFILVGLQLGPIMDRLDRTPHVHYVVFATVILVTVILARTGWIFTYNLSTRLAQRVFGTHSPLPPPPRFKNSLLVSWCGMRGIVTLAAALALPDNFPYRDLIVLTAFAVVLGTLVVQGLTLRVLVMMLGLEDDSPVGNEIRTGRVEIFKAALEWVDNRGNVPDDNGVADALRREYTEVLRKVDGSLGRSEREHQAEVALRTAARAAAREKLNALRASGAIGESAFQQLEAELDLLELGGEVRSRW
- a CDS encoding NAD(P)H-dependent oxidoreductase codes for the protein MNVLHIQSSPRGDKSNSIALTKAFLSVSRKILPTIDEDVLNIWDENLPEFDAASIGAKYKAIKHEPMTDAESHAWNRIQELIGRFQRANRIVLGLPMWNFSIPYKLKQLIDLTAQRNYLFTYDGKEYGPFLNIPKALVVYTRGSTYRDGTPIPSSFDHQAPYIDFWLRMIGVHEVRSVIVDNAWNLNDAQSAASVAAAKQSVERIARDFW